A genomic window from Luteolibacter sp. LG18 includes:
- a CDS encoding exosortase/archaeosortase family protein, whose amino-acid sequence MNASVSLPPAMITGSPSSRPLGGAARAWFAAWLITAALLPVIVWFIRRLDDGSDEPLGLIALALAFVLAWRDRRSLRATPASRTAGALLVLAGALATPWLPPLLRAATAVTGIAFFYGIHRNIGIAALLALSLPVIASLQFWAGYPMRVASASGVVEILHLCGVTAERAGTGIMIDARTINVDPACSGIRMLWHIVFAGAALAALHRLPTRRALALVIGAAVLAIPANTLRALLLVIESTGRLPHLGAFHQGTGLACTAAVLGLLWWFAARGRSAAPSTAPSAPIHSRHLAVLVLAAIAGPWLAVSSHRDIVPAPLSEAPATFSFEGLTLPLQPLPATPTEQAFASGFPGTLGSFTWSDRQVILRRVTTATRQLHPSRDCLRAAGYFTTDSIVETHADGGKWSRFSAIRSGRELIVRERILSETDGQTWTDVSPWFWSALFHPLNGPWRAETVIEER is encoded by the coding sequence ATGAACGCTTCCGTCTCGCTGCCGCCCGCGATGATCACCGGCAGCCCATCCAGCCGACCGCTCGGCGGGGCCGCCCGCGCCTGGTTCGCCGCCTGGTTGATTACCGCCGCCCTGCTGCCGGTGATCGTCTGGTTCATCCGCCGCCTGGACGACGGCAGCGATGAACCGCTCGGACTCATTGCGCTCGCACTGGCCTTCGTTCTCGCGTGGCGGGACCGCCGCTCGCTCCGCGCCACCCCGGCCTCCCGCACCGCCGGGGCGCTGCTGGTGCTGGCAGGCGCGCTCGCCACGCCGTGGCTGCCGCCGCTGCTCCGCGCCGCCACCGCGGTCACCGGCATCGCCTTTTTCTACGGCATCCATCGTAATATCGGCATCGCCGCCCTGCTGGCGCTCTCGCTGCCGGTGATCGCCTCGCTCCAGTTCTGGGCCGGATATCCGATGCGGGTCGCCTCCGCCTCCGGGGTGGTGGAAATCCTCCACCTCTGCGGCGTCACCGCGGAGCGCGCCGGCACCGGCATCATGATCGACGCCCGCACGATCAATGTCGATCCCGCGTGCAGCGGCATCCGCATGCTGTGGCACATCGTGTTCGCGGGCGCGGCCCTCGCCGCACTTCACCGCCTGCCTACGCGCCGCGCGCTGGCCCTCGTCATCGGGGCCGCCGTGCTCGCCATTCCCGCGAACACCCTGCGCGCGCTCCTCCTCGTCATCGAATCCACCGGCAGGCTGCCGCACCTCGGGGCGTTCCACCAAGGCACCGGCCTCGCCTGCACCGCCGCCGTGCTCGGCCTGCTGTGGTGGTTCGCCGCCCGCGGCCGAAGCGCGGCTCCTTCAACCGCACCCTCCGCCCCGATCCACTCCCGCCATCTGGCGGTGCTGGTCCTCGCCGCCATCGCGGGCCCGTGGCTGGCCGTCTCGTCCCACCGCGACATCGTCCCCGCGCCCTTGTCCGAAGCCCCCGCCACCTTCTCCTTCGAAGGCCTCACGCTGCCGCTTCAACCGCTCCCGGCCACGCCCACCGAACAAGCCTTCGCCAGCGGCTTCCCGGGAACCCTCGGCAGTTTCACGTGGAGCGACCGCCAGGTCATCCTCCGCCGCGTCACCACCGCCACCCGCCAGCTCCATCCATCCCGCGATTGCCTCCGCGCCGCCGGTTACTTCACCACCGACTCCATCGTCGAAACCCACGCCGACGGCGGAAAGTGGTCGCGCTTCAGCGCCATCCGCAGCGGCCGCGAACTGATCGTCCGCGAGCGCATTCTCAGCGAAACCGACGGCCAAACCTGGACCGATGTCTCGCCCTGGTTCTGGTCCGCCCTCTTCCATCCGCTCAATGGCCCCTGGCGCGCCGAAACCGTGATCGAGGAGCGATGA
- a CDS encoding MFS transporter, which produces MNTGLFRSTDGKSHAVTFCLVSSLFLLWGFCNGMIDVMDKHFQEELHLTLAQSAWVQFAHYLGYFLMAIPAGYLANKLGYKGGIIAGLLMVAVGGFWFIPATQIATFWAFLVGVCFIASGLTFLETIANPYSTVLGPKQFAATRINLAQSCNGVGWIFGPIVGSRFFYAQNAAGKSTGAETLWIPYVGVAVVVIILAVLFFFANVPDIKADDEFHMDDSAADPAPGKQEVIPNRPVAMGLLWLNIVVLAIAVGMICSAVATIWDPSKELPTFIGTSVILGLIGTAILFTKSKAITHHSVWSHPHFSSATLTQFFYVAAQCGVFAYFINYMTSQIPAMPIEWKNGMDNFASHMGPLQGWFTGWLEVHPNGNLGLSNLGAGNLASLGFFCFLLGRVVGAWLLKQNPAHKILGIFGTASAICSLLIFLKLGWLSAIALFLSYFFMSIMFPTIFSLGIHGLGSRAKKASSFIVMAIMGGAIMPKMMGHIADVKGMSIAFIVPLVCFLVVAGYGFFWSKLSGSDGVVGLESKGGH; this is translated from the coding sequence ATGAATACTGGCCTATTCCGATCCACCGATGGCAAAAGCCACGCCGTCACTTTCTGTCTGGTAAGCTCGCTGTTCCTCCTCTGGGGATTTTGCAACGGGATGATCGACGTGATGGACAAGCACTTCCAGGAAGAGCTTCACCTCACCCTTGCCCAGTCCGCCTGGGTTCAGTTCGCCCACTACCTCGGCTATTTCCTGATGGCCATCCCGGCGGGCTACCTCGCCAACAAACTCGGTTACAAGGGCGGCATCATCGCTGGCCTTCTCATGGTCGCCGTCGGCGGCTTCTGGTTCATCCCAGCCACCCAGATCGCGACCTTCTGGGCGTTCCTCGTCGGCGTCTGCTTCATCGCCTCCGGCCTGACATTCCTCGAAACCATCGCCAATCCCTACTCGACGGTACTGGGTCCGAAACAATTCGCCGCCACCCGCATCAACCTGGCTCAATCCTGCAACGGCGTCGGCTGGATCTTCGGGCCGATCGTCGGTAGCCGGTTCTTCTACGCCCAGAATGCCGCGGGTAAAAGCACCGGCGCTGAAACCCTCTGGATCCCCTACGTTGGCGTCGCCGTGGTGGTGATCATCCTCGCTGTCCTGTTCTTCTTCGCCAACGTGCCGGACATCAAGGCGGATGATGAGTTCCACATGGACGACAGCGCCGCCGATCCCGCCCCCGGCAAGCAGGAGGTGATCCCAAACCGCCCCGTGGCGATGGGCCTGCTGTGGCTGAACATCGTGGTGCTCGCCATTGCTGTCGGCATGATCTGCTCGGCGGTCGCCACCATCTGGGACCCCAGCAAGGAATTGCCCACCTTCATCGGCACCTCGGTCATTCTCGGCCTCATTGGTACGGCCATCCTGTTCACGAAATCCAAGGCAATCACCCACCACAGTGTGTGGAGCCACCCGCATTTCTCCTCCGCCACGCTCACGCAGTTCTTCTACGTGGCTGCCCAGTGCGGCGTTTTCGCCTACTTCATCAATTACATGACCAGCCAGATCCCGGCCATGCCGATCGAATGGAAGAATGGCATGGACAACTTCGCCTCCCACATGGGACCGCTCCAAGGCTGGTTCACCGGCTGGCTTGAGGTCCACCCGAACGGGAATCTGGGATTGAGCAACCTTGGTGCCGGCAACCTCGCCTCCCTCGGCTTCTTCTGCTTCCTTCTCGGTCGCGTCGTGGGTGCTTGGCTTCTGAAACAAAACCCCGCCCACAAGATCCTCGGCATCTTCGGCACGGCTTCCGCCATTTGCAGCCTCCTGATCTTCCTCAAGCTCGGCTGGCTCTCCGCCATCGCCTTGTTCCTGAGCTACTTCTTCATGTCGATCATGTTCCCCACGATCTTCTCGCTGGGAATCCATGGCCTCGGTTCACGCGCCAAGAAAGCCTCGTCCTTCATCGTCATGGCCATCATGGGCGGCGCGATCATGCCGAAGATGATGGGCCACATCGCCGACGTGAAGGGCATGTCCATCGCCTTCATCGTGCCGCTGGTCTGCTTCCTCGTCGTGGCAGGCTACGGCTTCTTCTGGAGCAAGCTCAGCGGCTCCGATGGCGTCGTCGGCCTCGAAAGCAAAGGCGGCCACTGA
- a CDS encoding SMP-30/gluconolactonase/LRE family protein yields the protein MLNIEPVSTVRARWGEGAIWWKNALYYVDIEGHQVHRYDPASGEERSWNVGQRVGTVVPRDGGGLVIAGDHGLLFLDEETGELSPIADPEPDKPDNRFNDGKCSPDGRFFAGTISLVKKTGDAKLYRLDPDLTLHEAFGPVTNSNGIVWSADGKTVYYIDTPRREILAFDYDGGHLRNLRSVVSTEAIDASPDGMTIDSDDRLWVAFCHGGCVACYDPATGEEVRRVEIPALETTSCAFGGPGLADLYVTTGVHAKVQEEHGGRLFVVRGLGVKGVEANAFAG from the coding sequence ATGTTGAACATCGAACCCGTCTCGACCGTCCGCGCCCGCTGGGGTGAGGGCGCGATCTGGTGGAAAAACGCGCTCTACTACGTGGACATCGAGGGCCATCAGGTCCACCGCTACGATCCGGCCAGCGGCGAGGAGCGATCCTGGAACGTGGGCCAGCGGGTGGGCACGGTGGTGCCGCGGGATGGCGGCGGGCTGGTGATCGCCGGCGACCACGGGCTGCTGTTCCTGGACGAGGAGACCGGCGAGCTGTCGCCGATCGCCGATCCGGAGCCGGACAAGCCGGACAACCGCTTCAACGACGGCAAGTGCTCGCCGGACGGCCGCTTTTTCGCGGGCACGATCAGCTTGGTGAAGAAGACGGGCGACGCGAAGCTCTACCGCCTGGACCCGGATCTCACGCTGCACGAGGCCTTTGGTCCGGTGACCAACTCGAACGGGATCGTGTGGTCCGCGGACGGGAAGACGGTCTATTACATCGACACGCCACGGCGCGAGATCCTGGCGTTCGATTACGACGGCGGCCACCTGCGGAACCTGCGCAGCGTGGTCTCCACCGAGGCGATCGACGCCTCGCCGGACGGCATGACGATCGATTCGGACGACCGCCTGTGGGTGGCCTTCTGCCATGGTGGCTGTGTGGCGTGCTACGATCCGGCGACGGGCGAAGAAGTCCGCCGCGTCGAGATCCCGGCGCTGGAGACGACCTCCTGCGCTTTCGGTGGCCCGGGGCTGGCGGACCTTTACGTGACCACCGGGGTGCATGCGAAGGTCCAGGAGGAGCATGGCGGCCGCTTGTTCGTGGTCCGCGGGCTCGGAGTGAAGGGTGTGGAGGCGAATGCCTTCGCGGGCTGA
- a CDS encoding N-acetylmuramoyl-L-alanine amidase has product MPRPSLSSFLKLGCLAAALLCGSLPPLAKGEMQGPWEVIKMNDRDYVTVDSIKTFYNFNKITRTGEAIRLENPKVIMDLKVGSQECVMNGVKFVFSYPIESSGGKAVVSRMDLAKLIDPVLRPNYIKNGGDFRTVVLDPGHGGKDNGATNPLGTEAGYTLMVANKTKAMLEAKGFKVVMTRSSDVYLSLQERVNVANAVKENAIYVSIHFNSGGRAARGIETFALSPQGVAHYGKGLKSSDFGMFNGNEHDSANIALATAAHGSVLRRLGANSFDRGIKRARWSVLSGVRHPAILVECGFVTHPYEARLIENDDYRTAVAAGLTDAVVKYRYAVSQKPAP; this is encoded by the coding sequence ATGCCGCGTCCCTCCCTCTCGTCCTTCCTGAAGCTCGGCTGCCTCGCCGCCGCCCTCCTTTGCGGAAGCCTGCCCCCCCTCGCGAAGGGCGAAATGCAGGGCCCCTGGGAGGTGATCAAGATGAACGACCGCGACTACGTGACGGTCGACAGCATCAAGACCTTCTACAATTTCAACAAGATCACCCGCACCGGCGAGGCCATCCGCCTGGAGAACCCCAAGGTCATCATGGACCTCAAGGTCGGCTCCCAGGAGTGCGTGATGAACGGCGTGAAGTTCGTCTTCAGCTACCCGATCGAATCCTCCGGCGGGAAGGCCGTGGTCTCCCGCATGGACCTCGCCAAGCTGATCGACCCGGTCCTGCGCCCGAACTACATCAAGAACGGCGGCGATTTCCGCACCGTGGTCCTCGATCCCGGCCACGGCGGCAAGGACAACGGCGCCACCAATCCCCTCGGCACCGAGGCCGGCTACACCCTGATGGTCGCCAACAAGACCAAAGCCATGCTCGAGGCCAAGGGCTTCAAGGTCGTCATGACCCGCAGCAGCGATGTCTACCTCTCGCTCCAGGAGCGGGTGAACGTGGCCAATGCGGTGAAGGAAAACGCCATCTACGTCAGCATCCACTTCAACTCCGGCGGCCGCGCTGCCCGCGGCATCGAGACCTTCGCGCTCTCCCCGCAGGGCGTGGCCCACTACGGCAAGGGCCTCAAATCGAGCGATTTCGGCATGTTCAATGGCAACGAACATGACTCCGCCAACATCGCCCTCGCCACCGCCGCCCACGGCTCCGTGCTCCGTCGCCTCGGCGCGAACAGCTTCGACCGCGGCATCAAGCGCGCCCGCTGGAGCGTGCTCAGCGGCGTGCGCCACCCCGCCATCCTCGTCGAATGCGGCTTCGTCACCCATCCCTACGAGGCCCGCCTGATCGAAAACGACGACTACCGCACCGCGGTGGCCGCCGGGCTGACCGATGCGGTGGTGAAATACCGCTACGCCGTCAGCCAGAAACCGGCACCCTGA
- the folP gene encoding dihydropteroate synthase — protein MKWRIKGRELDLARRGVVMGILNVTPDSFSDGGRHAAVEEALEHARKLIAEGAEIIDVGGESSRPGSAEVPAAEEIARTVPVIRALRREWDGFISIDTWKASVATEALAAGADIVNDISGLTGDPAMAGVCRESGAGVVVMHMQGTPGTMQFAPRYDDVVAELRAYFAERLATLTAAGLDPATLCFDPGIGFGKGHEHNLELLRHLDRLAPEGFPLLLGISRKSFIGRILGSDRLDERDWPTVAITAHTREMGVMLHRVHDVRPNVEALRMVEAILRVPVSG, from the coding sequence ATGAAATGGAGGATCAAAGGGCGTGAACTGGACCTCGCGCGACGCGGGGTGGTGATGGGGATTCTCAACGTCACGCCGGATTCGTTTTCCGATGGCGGGCGGCACGCGGCGGTGGAGGAGGCGCTGGAACACGCCCGGAAACTGATCGCGGAGGGGGCGGAAATCATCGACGTGGGCGGCGAGTCCAGCCGGCCGGGATCGGCGGAGGTGCCCGCCGCGGAGGAGATCGCGCGGACGGTGCCGGTGATCCGGGCGCTGCGCCGGGAGTGGGACGGGTTCATCTCGATCGATACCTGGAAGGCGTCCGTGGCGACGGAGGCGCTGGCGGCGGGCGCGGACATTGTGAACGACATTTCCGGCCTGACCGGCGATCCGGCGATGGCCGGGGTGTGCCGTGAGTCCGGAGCCGGGGTGGTGGTGATGCACATGCAGGGCACGCCCGGCACGATGCAGTTCGCGCCGCGTTACGACGACGTGGTGGCGGAGCTGCGGGCTTATTTCGCGGAGCGGCTGGCGACGCTGACGGCGGCGGGGCTGGATCCGGCGACCCTGTGCTTCGATCCGGGGATCGGGTTCGGCAAGGGCCACGAGCACAATCTGGAGCTGTTGCGGCACCTCGACCGGTTGGCTCCGGAGGGATTCCCGCTGCTGCTGGGGATCTCGCGGAAATCGTTCATCGGCCGCATCCTCGGCAGCGACCGGCTCGACGAGCGCGATTGGCCGACGGTGGCGATCACGGCGCACACCCGCGAGATGGGCGTGATGCTGCACCGGGTGCACGACGTCCGGCCGAACGTCGAGGCGCTGCGGATGGTGGAGGCGATCCTCAGGGTGCCGGTTTCTGGCTGA
- a CDS encoding YhgN family NAAT transporter: MNLAATALTLFLVFDPFGNMVIFHTVLAKVPPERRRRVMIRELLFALLILMGFLFAGSTILSILGVRPATLSISGGILLFLIALGMVFPAKSMLQDATNEEPFIVPLAVPLIAGPSSIALLLLLSNKYPGALGQSALALGISWGAAAFILLISPLILKLLGNKGTAALERLMGLLLILIAVQMFLDGLAAYTAR; the protein is encoded by the coding sequence ATGAACCTCGCCGCCACCGCGCTCACGCTCTTTCTCGTCTTCGACCCCTTCGGCAACATGGTGATCTTCCACACCGTGCTCGCCAAGGTACCGCCGGAGCGCCGTCGCCGCGTGATGATCCGCGAGCTGCTGTTCGCCCTGCTGATCCTGATGGGCTTCCTGTTCGCGGGCTCCACCATCCTGTCCATCCTCGGCGTCCGCCCCGCCACCCTCAGCATCTCCGGCGGCATCCTCCTCTTCCTGATCGCGCTGGGCATGGTCTTCCCCGCGAAGTCGATGCTGCAGGACGCCACCAACGAGGAGCCGTTCATCGTCCCGCTCGCCGTGCCGCTCATCGCGGGCCCATCCTCCATCGCCCTGCTGCTCCTGCTTTCAAACAAATACCCCGGCGCGCTCGGCCAATCCGCCCTCGCCCTGGGCATTTCCTGGGGAGCCGCCGCCTTCATCCTGCTGATCTCTCCGTTGATCCTGAAACTGCTCGGCAACAAGGGCACCGCCGCCTTGGAGCGCCTCATGGGCCTGCTGCTGATCCTCATCGCAGTCCAAATGTTCCTCGACGGCCTCGCCGCCTACACCGCACGCTGA
- a CDS encoding acylphosphatase, translated as MIAKRVIFEGRVQGVGFRYTTKDLARGFEVVGWVKNLPDGTVEMQAMGEKEELEDFLKEITEESAVSHHIQTVRTEAIPLLEGVRGFSIEK; from the coding sequence ATGATTGCCAAACGGGTTATCTTCGAAGGCCGCGTCCAGGGCGTGGGCTTCCGCTACACCACCAAGGATCTCGCCCGTGGATTCGAGGTCGTAGGCTGGGTGAAGAACCTCCCGGACGGCACCGTGGAAATGCAGGCGATGGGCGAGAAGGAAGAGCTCGAGGATTTCCTCAAGGAGATCACCGAGGAATCCGCCGTGTCCCATCACATCCAAACCGTCCGTACCGAGGCCATCCCGCTCCTCGAAGGCGTCCGCGGCTTCAGCATCGAAAAGTAG